CCCGTTTGTGCCAGATTGGCGGCGTGTGCGAAGTTGGAGACATTCCGGCGTTGTGTACCTGCCTGGAAAACACGGCCCGTACGTTGAATGGTCTGTTGCAGTTTGCGGGCGAGTTCAATGGAAATCGCACACGGCTTTTCGGAGTAGACGTCTTTGCCCGCTTCGGCCGCCAGCATGGATGCCGTTGCGTGCCAGCGGTCGCCGGTGGCAATCAAAACGGCGTCAATATCATCGCGGGCCAGCAGTTCGCGAAAATCGCGATAAGTCTCGCATTTCTGATCGCCGTTCTGTTTGTCGGCCATTTCCTTAACGGTTTTGCGTTGATCGGCGCGAACATCGGCGATGGCGACAAAGCGAACGTCGGGTTGTTCGAGCATATGACTCAAGACATAACCGCCGCGTCGGCGAATGCCGATCCCGCCCAGGATGATGCGTTCGCTGGGAGCCACGGTGCCGTTCAGTCCGAGTGCAGTACCGGGAATGATCGTCGGAACCGAGAACACCGTACTTGCGGCAGCAGCCGTTTTAATAAAGTCACGACGATTGAGCGCACTGTTTTTCGTCATCAATTTCTCCTCGTAAGCCATTTTGAAATGAGCCGAGTTTGTGTATGTCATTATGAAAGATAATCGCGGGTTGATCAAACAAACAATCGATTTGTTTCATTGATTGTAATGTTCCCAATCATGTGCGTCTTGGAAATTCGAGGCGATTTTGTGTATATTTGGCGCATTCCTGTTTTAGAAATATCGCCATGAATGCCTCACTCCAGCGTCAGTATTTTAAAAAAGTCCCCGGAATCGAGCAAACCTGCCGTCTGTTCGCCCATTTACCTGATGTGTATCTGGTGGTAAAAGATGCCGAGGGACGTTTCATCAAACATAACCGTGCTCTATTGAACTGGCTCAAAGTGGATGACGAGCAAGAACTCATCGGCAGGACCGATTTTGACATTCATCCCCGCGATCAGGCCGAAGCGTATCAGCGGGAAGACCGCCGGGTAATGGAGACGCGCGAGCCGCTGGTCGATCTGGTACACCCGGTGACGGGGGGCGAAGGCGCGACGACTTGGTTTCAGGTGATTAAGGAACCGCTGTTCGACAAACGCGGTCAGGTCGCGGGAGTGGTCGGTATGATGCGCGATTACCGCCGGGCGGGACTGGCAATTGCCCCCTATCTCGAAATGCAACGCGTGTTCGACTATATCAACGACCATTTTCAGCGTGAGATTGTTGTGAAGGAACTCGCATCGCTGGTCGGCCTGTCCACCAGTCAGTTTCAACGTCGGTTTCGAAAACTGTTCCATACGAGCCCCGCCAGTTATATCAACCATGTGCGGATTCAAGCCGCCTGCCGTTTGTTGACCAGCACCACCGACACGATTTCCCAGATTGCCAATCGGACCGGATTTTATGATCACAGCCATTTTTCGAAAGTGTTTAAAGCTCAGACGGGCATCAGTCCCACCGTCTATCGGCGGCAATATCAGTAGACTCTGATCTGTTGCCCTGAACCCGTTTTGCCAGAAACGGGTCTGTCTGTTATCATTCGCCCGTGAATTTTCTCCCCGCTCCTTTTTGAGAAAGCAGACACACAATGGGACAACAGTTATCCGAACTGTCCGACAAACTGATTGAGTTCATCGGTGAGCAAAAATTGTTTTTCGTCGGCACCGCGACGGCGGAGAGCCGGATCAATGTTTCGCCGAAGGGCATGGATGCATTTCGAGTACTGAATCCGAATCGTGTGATCTGGCTCAATGTTACCGGCAGTGGCAATGAGACGTCGGCCCATGTTCAGGAGGACGGAAGAATGACAGTCATGTTCTGTGCCTTCACCGGCAAGCCGCTGATCTTAAGGCTCTTTGGTCAGGCATGCGTGATTCATCCCTACAATGAAGAATGGGATGAACTGTTCGCGCACTTCCCTTCCATCCCTGGTGCCCGGCAGGTGTTTGACTTGAACGTGGATCTGGTCCAGACATCGTGCGGCATGGGTGTTCCCTACTATGATTACGTCGAAGAACGCGAACACCTCACCACCTGGGCCGCCAAGCAAGGTCCCGAAGGACTGCACCAGTACTGGCACGACAAAAACCAGACCAGCCTGGATGGGATTCCAACACATATCCTGGAAAAAAACCGCTGAGATAACTCACTTAACCAATGATTAATAAAACAAATTCCTGGGTGGGCCCGAATGCAATTCGGGCCGAGCGCAGCGAGCAGGAAATTGACAGAGAAATCGAACGAAGAAATATCAAGACAGGACCAGAAACCAGTCTCAATCCAAATTGAAATAGAGAGTGAAAGAAATGCACACGCCTGATAACACGCGCACTGTCGGACCAGCCGACAGTGGCACCCGGTGAGCTGACCAAGATCCGGGGCGTGTGTAGCGAAGAGGAAGTTGTAGAGAACACGAATTACTTATTCTCTCGCGAAGGTTCACTACTCAATACATATTAATTATGAAAATGAATCGAAATTCTTACTCACTTAGTTTCTTACAAAAAGACTGGGATGGCGCCGGGTTCGATTTTGAATTCGCTGGTGTATTTAATTCCCGAATGGTGGGTGAATCAAGAGTCTGTCAGCAAATACATTCTTGATGCTAGAAGCGAAGTTACAAATCTCTCGCTTAAGTTCCTGACAGCGGAATCCCCAATTTACTGGCAGATCATCTCTCCAAATGACATCGAAAAGTTTCTGAATGATCAATTTAAATGGGATTTCACTAACTGGCTTGTTCTCACAATTGAAACAATTCACGGTTTCTCAGGGTATGTGGAACTGCTTCATACAGATCTATTCACCATTGGAGGCCCTGCTGAAAACTACTACTCGGGTCACTTCGAAACTGACTTGCAGATGATTCGAGAAATTATGAATCTGGTGCAGCATGCGGTAAGCAGATTTGGAAGTGGACATGGCTGTTTTGGACCGGGCTCGCAACCACTCCAAGATGCCAAACTGCTTCGAACAAACAATGAAAAACCCAACCTGACCAAGACTACAGGTTTTGAGAATTTGACTCAAGACATTTTTGATCAACTTCAAGAGCTAAGAGTTATCGGAAGTTAAATTCGGAAAACCCCTGAATTCAAATCCGATCGAATGAGTCCCATTAATGCGATCGTCGAGCCCGTCATTTTCCTGTTACCTGCGGCAATCCCGAATTGCATTCGGGACCACCCTCGAACCTTCTCTTGAAATGGAACGTTCCAGCCGTAGTTCAAAAAATATCCAGTTGCATTCCCGTCCATTTGGCCTTTTTCGGTAAGAGCCGTTTTGCTTCTTTCAACACGAATTTCGGGTCCATGAAGGGTTCGTAGCTGATGTCCTGCCAGAGGACCTTTCCGTCGGCATCAATGATAAACGTGCCATGCAGAGGTTGTTTTTCAAAGTCGTCGTACGCGTGGAAGGCTTTGAAGGTGTCCAGTTTGTCGTTCGAAAACAGCGGGATCGGCAGGTCTCCTTTGTCGTAGTTCTTGATCGATGTTTTCAGGCCGTCAATGTTGTCCGTGCTGATCGCCATTAATGGAATGCCCGTTTTTTCAAATTCCTGAACCATCGGAGCGAACGCCTGGAGCTGTTC
This window of the Gimesia fumaroli genome carries:
- a CDS encoding AraC family transcriptional regulator: MNASLQRQYFKKVPGIEQTCRLFAHLPDVYLVVKDAEGRFIKHNRALLNWLKVDDEQELIGRTDFDIHPRDQAEAYQREDRRVMETREPLVDLVHPVTGGEGATTWFQVIKEPLFDKRGQVAGVVGMMRDYRRAGLAIAPYLEMQRVFDYINDHFQREIVVKELASLVGLSTSQFQRRFRKLFHTSPASYINHVRIQAACRLLTSTTDTISQIANRTGFYDHSHFSKVFKAQTGISPTVYRRQYQ
- a CDS encoding pyridoxamine 5'-phosphate oxidase family protein, which codes for MGQQLSELSDKLIEFIGEQKLFFVGTATAESRINVSPKGMDAFRVLNPNRVIWLNVTGSGNETSAHVQEDGRMTVMFCAFTGKPLILRLFGQACVIHPYNEEWDELFAHFPSIPGARQVFDLNVDLVQTSCGMGVPYYDYVEEREHLTTWAAKQGPEGLHQYWHDKNQTSLDGIPTHILEKNR